One Lagenorhynchus albirostris chromosome 8, mLagAlb1.1, whole genome shotgun sequence genomic region harbors:
- the FMC1 gene encoding protein FMC1 homolog: MAALGSPLRTWRGLLRELRYLNAATGRPYRHTPAYRYLVKAFRAHRVTSEKLCRAQHELHFQAATYLCLLRSIREHVALHQEFHGKGERSVEESAGLVGLKLPQQPGGKGWEP; this comes from the exons ATGGCGGCCTTGGGGTCACCGCTGCGTACTTGGCGAGGCCTTCTCCGAGAGTTGCGCTACTTGAACGCGGCCACAGGCCGACCCTATCGCCACACCCCGGCCTATCGGTACCTCGTGAAGGCTTTCCGTGCACATCGG GTCACCAGTGAGAAGTTGTGCAGAGCCCAGCATGAGCTTCATTTCCAAGCTGCCACCTACCTCTGCCTTCTGCGCAGCATCCGAGAACATGTGGCCCTTCACCAGGAATTTCATGGCAAGGGTGAGCGCTCAGTGGAGGAGTCGGCTGGCTTAGTGGGTCTCAAGTTGCCCCAACAGCCtggagggaagggctgggagcCATGA